In a genomic window of Strix aluco isolate bStrAlu1 chromosome 3, bStrAlu1.hap1, whole genome shotgun sequence:
- the MAP10 gene encoding microtubule-associated protein 10, translating to MAAAAGGAEGLFALELLVEAVRVTAPGPSLRPAVALRLLDFPTLLLRPAAAAAPPLRPGRAFPFGRGKRCLFRWCRGSLCAALRRRPLRALVLALPAGLALGPPRLLGSCDVSLAPAAAEVLQRLGEPASSGRRGRFPLRDAAGRPVGELVLGYRLTSLEAGEEPPPPSSASPRVATPPAASREPVGEEEEEEGEELEGNTFCPPMLYYSREPAQPRLRPTAAATGQWEHVEAWRPQEKDEGQSPPRPRGGPSLLHPTSPQQLHNTLGQLPLLRALLAELSVLAHSATPAAAHPHVAWLYQAPGSGGVASRPPSPRRSSALRPAEAPVGPGGSSGAASPQFKQGQQEATSSGSSRAGRGPEKAVHQGEMGSERNCKTKEKRPPRKKLLYGLTNTLRLRLQQTNPDKLIIHERREQYRKKQMEILRERSLLSKRKLLRNAGEQQVVSHGRCSKGDSSKQNNQFDKTVETSLQNSALTEYISVIGDVSPDLQKQASLLKNDEIASKEHPCKVTTAPLLEETVLKSAHKDKYAKAQLPAAFPTDANAKGSNEEAIHLIHRKTTEHDDASVASDHKPSSSRSVENNSEFIYSDDFVASPENTIYSEDFASAECTGRDSEALDSSPEPLWLESPKQGWSDTELESSRSRISKTSQRAENTSDLLPVPSASSPVQSWKRNCDLKNSKRTSGESVDSLNLAQVEASLLDEEQEAQQNSMEENRGDQHIKQVSTMRSKQDSSDTDLNVGKGQTSAGKSQLVTQFSSYFPSNMPDLELSVLENSTSDKEDDFLGKLSVPNQYKDISELVISKLPGYTM from the coding sequence atggcggcggcggcggggggtgcGGAGGGGCTGTTCGCGCTGGAGCTGTTGGTGGAGGCGGTGCGGGTGACGGCGCCGGGCCCCTCGCTGCGCCCGGCCGTGGCGCTGCGCCTCTTGGACTTCCCCACCCTCCTGctgcgccccgccgccgccgccgcgccgcccctgCGGCCGGGACGGGCCTTCCCTTTCGGTCGCGGCAAGCGCTGCCTCTTCCGCTGGTGCCGGGGTTCGCTCtgcgccgcgctccgccgccgaCCGCTCCGCGCCCTGGTCCTGGCGCTGCCCGCCGGGCTCGCCCTgggccccccccgcctcctcggCAGCTGCGACGTCTCCctggcccccgccgccgccgaggtGCTGCAGCGGCTGGGGGAGCCTGCCTCCTCCGGCCGCCGCGGCCGCTTCCCGCTGCGGGACGCCGCGGGCCGCCCTGTCGGGGAACTGGTCCTGGGCTACCGCCTCACCAGCCTGGAGGCCGGCGAGGAGCCGCCCCCGCCGAGCTCCGCTAGCCCCCGCGTTGCCACGCCGCCAGCCGCCTCCCGTGAGccggtgggggaggaggaggaggaggagggtgaggagcTGGAAGGCAACACATTTTGCCCTCCCATGCTCTATTACAGCCGGGAGCCTGCTCAGCCGCGTCTGCGGCCAACAGCAGCGGCCACAGGGCAATGGGAACATGTCGAGGCCTGGAGACCGCAAGAGAAAGACGAGGGCCAGAGTCCCCCACGTCCCAGGGGTGGGCCCTCGTTGCTGCACCCCACCAGCCCTCAACAGCTCCACAACACCCTGGGGCAGCTGCCACTACTCCGTgccttgctggcagagctgtcGGTGCTCGCCCACAGCGCTACACCTGCTGCTGCCCACCCCCATGTTGCCTGGCTCTACCAGGCCCCAGGGAGCGGTGGTGTGGCCTCAcgaccccccagccccaggcgctCCTCTGCCCTCAGGCCTGCAGAGGCACCTGTGGGGCCTGGTGGGAGCAGTGGAGCTGCCAGCCCGCAATTCAAGCAAGGCCAGCAAGAGGCCACCTCGTCAGGGTCTTCTCGGGCTGGGAGAGGACCTGAGAAAGCTGTACACCAGGGAGAGATGGGCTCTGAAAGGAACTGCAAAACTAAGGAAAAGAGACCTCCCAGAAAGAAATTGTTGTACGGGCTGACGAATACACTGAGGCTACGGTTGCAGCAGACCAACCCTGATAAACTGATAATTCATGAGAGGAGAGAGCAGTACAGAAAAAAGCAAATGGAGATCCTAAGGGAAAGAAGCCTTTTATCCAAAAGAAAGCTGCTCAGAAATGCTGGAGAACAGCAAGTGGTTTCTCACGGGCGTTGTAGCAAGGGAGACAGTTCAAAGCAGAATAATCAGTTTGATAAAACTGTTGAGACTTCATTACAAAACAGTGCTCTCACAGAGTACATTTCTGTGATAGGAGATGTGTCACCTGACCTGCAGAAACAGGCAAGTCTCTTGAAGAACGATGAAATTGCAAGCAAGGAACATCCATGCAAAGTAACTACAGCCCCCTTACTGGAGGAAACTGTATTAAAATCTGCTCACAAGGATAAGTATGCGAAAGCCCAACTCCCAGCAGCTTTCCCAACAGATGCTAATGCAAAGGGAAGTAATGAGGAAGCAATACACTTAATCCATCGTAAAACCACGGAGCACGATGACGCATCTGTTGCAAGTGATCACAAACCAAGTTCCAGCAGGAGTGTTGAAAACAACTCTGAATTCATATACTCAGATGACTTCGTTGCTAGTCCTGAGAACACAATTTATTCAGAAGATTTTGCCAGTGCTGAGTGTACTGGTAGAGACTCAGAAGCTCTTGACAGCAGTCCTGAACCTCTGTGGCTTGAAAGCCCAAAGCAAGGTTGGTCAGATACAGAGCTGGAATCCAGCAGGTCTAGAATTTCAAAGACAAGTCAAAGAGCTGAAAATACTTCAGATCTtttgccagttccttcagcttcATCTCCAGTGCAGTCTTGGAAGAGAAACTGTGACttaaaaaacagcaagagaaCTAGTGGTGAATCTGTTGATTCACTTAACCTTGCTCAAGTGGAGGCATCGTTACTAGATGAAGAACAGGAAGCCCAACAGAACAGTATGGAAGAGAACAGGGGTGATCAGCATATTAAACAAGTATCTACAATGAGAAGCAAACAAGATAGCTCTGATACTGATCTGAATGTAGGGAAGGGGCAGACCTCTGCAGGAAAAAGCCAGTTAGTAACTCAATTTAGCTCTTACTTCCCATCTAACATGCCTGATCTTGAACTTAGTGTCCTGGAAAACAGTACATCAGACAAAGAGGATGATTTTCTGGGAAAACTAAGTGTTCCTAATCAATACAAAGACATCAGTGAACTTGTAATAAGCAAGCTTCCGGGATACACAATGTAA